In the genome of Metabacillus litoralis, the window AGTAGGATCACTCGCTCGTCTTGGGCCATTGCGATATCCAATGCCTCGTTAATTGCTTGCATCATCGTTATTTTTCTTTCCATTTCACATCACTCCTTTTCATCATTTTAAGAAAATACATCTTCGTATAAAGCTTCTGGTCTTGGTTCCGGACTTTCCTCAGCAAATTTAATTGCTTTTATGATTTTTTCTTCTGAAATTTTTTCAATTTCATCTGCTTCGATTTCAGAAATAAGGTGATGATCGATCGCATATTGACGGAAAAGGGAAATACAATCCTTTTCGGCAAGCTCTTTTTCTGCTCCGTCTTTTGCTTTGTATGTTTGTGCATCACCTTCAAAATGACCATAGTTACGATAGGTGACACATTCAATTAATGAAGGGCCTTCTCCATTTCTAGCTCGCTTGATGGCTTTTTCTGCTTCTTTATACACTTCAACCACATCTTTTCCATCAATTCTTACACCAGGTATGTTATAAGCAGCGCTTCGTTCTGCAATTGTTTTAGAACCTGAAGCATAGGTTTGTGGGGTTGCCTCTGCGAACATATTGTTTTCACAAACAAAAATAACAGGTAGTTTCCAAATGGCCGCTAAATTAAGTCCCTCATGAAATGTCCCCTCATTTGCAGCACCATCACCAAAGAAACAAACAACAACAGAATCTGTTTTTAAATATTTATTTCTAAGTCCTGCTCCGACAGCTAGTGGAATGCCTCCGCCAACCATTCCATTTGCTCCGAGCATGCCTTTGTCAATATCCGCAATGTGCATGGAACCGCCTTTTCCTTTGCAAAGTCCTGTTTCTTTGCCATATATTTCAGCCATCATTCCATCTAAATCACATTCCTTGGCAATACAATGTCCATGTCCACGATGGGTGCTTGTAATGTAATCGCTATCACTTAAATGCGCACAAAAGCCAGTAGCAACAGCTTCTTCGCCTGCATATAAGTGCACAAACCCAGGTATTTCACCCTTTGCAAAAATATCATGTACTTTGTCTTCAAATTGACGAATTTCGTTCATTTTTTGATAAATCCATAATGCATCTTTCTTTTTCATGCTTGTTCCTCCTCTTCATTATTCATGTATCGCTTTAAACAACATACTTTCAGCTGTTTCACCAATTGTTTCTGATAAGTTTGGATGTCCATATATAAGGCTGCATAACTCTTCGATCCTACCCTCTGAATGCTTTACAGCCAGTATTTGATTGAGTAACTCAGTTGCATTTGCTCCAACGACAACTGCTCCAAGTATTTCATGATTGCTTTTCTCAGTAACTAGTTTGACAAATCCTACAGTTTCATCCATTGCAATGGCTCTACCATTTGTTTTAAACGTCATTTTCTTTGTTAACACATTGTATCCTTTATCCTTTGCTTGCTCCTCATTAAGGCCAAAAGAGGCAATTCCAGGATGGGTGTAAACAGCTCTGGGAATTTCCTCTTGATTTAATGCAGAATGACTTTCATTAAGAATGGCTGCGACAGCTACTAATCCTTCTTGACTTGCTGCATGTGCAAGCTGGTAGCCTCCTATTACATCACCAATGGCATACACATGATTTTTACTAGTTAAATAGTTACGATTTACCTTTATGAATCTTTGACTTTCATCTAATTCTAAGTGCAAAGCATTCGCAATATCGATATTTGCTTTTCTACCTGTTGTAACAAGTAGGTGTGTATATGGGACCTTTAGTTGATCTAAAAGTACTTCGTTTCGTGTGACCTCAACTATTTGTGCTTTTGTATAGTAAGTAATCTCAAGTTGATCCATTTTCTTTTTGATGATCGTGCGAGCTTCATCATCTTCGGTTAAAAGAATATCATCTGCTGCTTCAATAACTGTTACCTTTGTTCCAAGTGGAGCCATCGCAAAGGCAAGCTCTATTCCAATAACTCCACCACCGATAATGATCAGTTCTTTAGGCTGTTCCTTCATATCAAAAAACGTATCTGTTGTATAGTAAGCCACGTTGTCTAGTCCCTTAATAGGTGGAACAAACGGTCTACTTCCCGTTGCTAGAATTACATCTTTGCCCTTGAACTCTTCATTATTTACCAACACAATCATGCTTTTTAAAATGGTTGCTTCACCTTTTATTAACGTGATGTTGTTTTTTTGTAGCAAATGTTCAATTCCATGTGCCAACGTACTAACAACCTTATTTTTACGTTCCACAAGCTTTTCGTAATGAATCTCCTGTACTTCAGCAGATATCCCGTGAAAATTTGCTTTTTTAATGTTTTCAATCCATTCGCTGTGCTGTAAAAATGTCTTTGATGGAATACACCCAACATTTAAACATGTTCCACCTAGTGATGATTTTTCAATGATGGCAACTTTTTTTCCTTTCTGTGCAGCTCTAATTGCTGCCACATAGCCTCCTGGACCTGCTCCAATCACAATTAAATCAAAGTGCTGCAAGATTACTTCCCTCCTATCGTGAAAAAATGTGGCATTTATGAGTGTTTTGCAATAAAGACATCAATAATTGTTGTATTGATGATCTTATATTTATATAAGCAATTACCGTGCCAACAAAAAACCTCAATAATAGTGGGGCTATAGAGCATAAAAAAAATAAAAATGCGACAATCGTTTCAAATCGTCGCATTTTGTTTCATATTAGTTCAAATGATATTTTTTCATTTTCCGATAAAGTGTACTTTTAGACATGGATAGTTGTTCAGCAGTTAAAGGAATATTCCCATTGTGTTGAAGCAGTGCATTCTTTATCTGTTCTTTTTCAATTTGATCTTTAAAGTTTGTCGTGTCGCCCTCTGTTTCAGCTTGTGTGTTCAAACCACCTTTGTGAATCAATTCGACCAACTGTTCCTTAGAGGGGATTCTTTCTCTATAGTACACATAACATCTTTCCAAAAAATTATTCAGCTCTCGTATATTGCCATTCCATTGATTTTGTTCAGCTACTTCTATTAAGGTGTTTTCCCAGTGTGGAAACCAAGAGTTACTTTCTTCAAATGCCTTGATGAACTCACATATATCTTCCTTACGTTCTCTTAAAGGAGGAATGTGAAGTGGACAAACATATATTCGATAAAATAAATCCTCCCGAAATTGACCTTCCATTACGAGCTTTTTTAAGTTTTGATTGCTTGCTGTGATGAGCCGAAAATGTAGTGGAATTTCTTTGCTGCCACCAATTCTAGTTATCTTTTTTTCTTGAAGAACCCGCAACAAATCAGATTGCATGGATGCGGGCATATCCTCTATTTCGTCAAGAAATAAGGTCCCATTATGAGCTTGCTCAATTTTCCCTTGATAGCCATTAGCATGTGCGCCTGTAAATGCACCCTTTTCATAGCCAAATAATTCACTTTCCATTAAATTTTCTGGTAGGGCCCCACAATTGACACAAACGAGTCTACCATTTGAAAAAGGACTATTCACATGGATGGTTTTTGCTAAAACTTCCTTCCCTGTTCCTGTTTCACCGAATAAATGAATAGGAGCTGACGTAGGGGCAACAATTTTTACTTCCTCAATTAAGTCACGATACGTTTGACTTCGGCCAGCGATATAGGGAAAGTGAAACGTTTTATTTTTAGTTTCATGTTTTAAAACAGAAACAAAATAGCCTACACATTCCTGTTCTTTCCAAATGGGCTCCTCTTTTACAAGCAACCATTCACTTTTTGATAGATGTGTAAGCTTTTTTCCTATCATATTTTCAGGGTTTTCAATTAAATCTGGGGATATATGTAGAATTGTCATGCTGGAGTCGCACAGAATACCCACTTGTTTTTTTGTTGAATAAAATTGCAACATATACTTCTGGTCTTCATATGCTTTTTTTTGCAGAGCTTCTGAAATATAATCGGCAATTAGTTGGACTCTTACTAAAAAATCAATTTTCTTTGGGTAATGAGAAGGCATGGATAAGTCTACGACCCCTTTCACTTGGCTGTTTTCTCCAAGAATAGGTGATGACACACAACTCCATTGCTGAGAGGCTTTAGCAAAATGCTCGTATCCATGAATGATGTTTGCTTCTTTTGTTCGTAAGGCAATACCAATGGCATTGGTTCCAACCACCGATTCGGTCCATTGAGATCCTTGCAAAAAACCCATCTCTCTCGCAATACCTTGTAAGCTCTCAGGTCCTGCTTGCCATAAAATATACCCATCTGCATCTGTTAGGACTAAAATAAAATCCATATTTTTAAATAACATGCCAAATCGGTCTAAACTTCTTTTTGCCAATGAAATAAGAGTCTCGTTTTCTTTTAATCTTTTTTGAAAATCGCTTGTTGTAAGAATTTTGTTGCCAATTCCCTCATTCGGGTTTACTTTAAACTTCTTACTAAGCTTCCAAGAATCAATGATCATCTTATCCATTTTTGAGGAATCTAGTTTATTTTCAAAGATATACCTCTCCCACATTTGCCGAATCTCCGAACTCATATACATCCCCCTTTGTATACCCTTTTATTATATAATTGTCAGAAGTTGGATTCAACTGGGACAAAGGGTCAGGTTCCTTGTCCCATCTCAATAAAAAACAGAAGGGGTTTAGTCATTGTGTTGGAAGCAGATTTAGAGTTATACTCAAAAATAAATGCTGAGGAAAGTGTAATGAAGGACGTTCAATTAGGCTAAAAAAAGGGAAAACATGTTGAAGTTTCCCCTGATTTTTTACTACCTCATTCTCTTTTCATTGGTCATAAATGTATGGCGAAAGCCAGTTTCATGTTAAGCATTGGTCAATCGGAAATTCCTTGCCAGACCAAGCTCTCTGTGATGTCCATTCCATCGGCGGATGACTCCAAAATGGATCAGATTCTTCTAAACCTAGAGGGAGAAATGCTGCTGCACATAAATAGACGCTGCCTGTAGAAATATACCCTTCTCCAATATTAGGTTGATGACCACAGAATCCGATTGTAAGCCATCCTGAATCAGTAAATGTACCAGGAGCCTCAAGCATTCGTTTTATCACTTGCGTTAGAGCACTCCTAACTTGTGCAGGAGCTAGTTCAGTTGGTAAATCTTTGCGGAGTGTATGATGCGCTAGTGTTTGGAAGACACCAAAACGGTAAGCAATAGATCTACCTACAGGTGGAAATGTCCCTTCTGGTGAAATCTTTCGCTCTTGGATGACCGCATATCTTTTAGATCTTTTAATAATCGTTTCTTTCTTTTCTTCCCATTCATTGTATTGATGACCAATCGTTTCAACTAAATCAACAAGCATGGGATGAATAACAAAGCTATTATAATAATCATAATGAAACTCAGGACCATCACTGTAGACCCCATCTCCGAGATACCATTGATCAAATTGTCTGATCGCATAGTCTATTCTCATCGGATCCCAGTCTTCTTCTCCTGCTTTGTATAAAAATGCCTCAATAATGGCTGAAAATAATAACCAGTTAGAATAAACAGGCTTTCTTGAACGTGTAGCTTTCATCGCTAGAATCACATTGTTTTTTACTCTCGGCTCGAGTTTCTCCCATAATTCGTTTGGAGCTCTAAGAAAGGTATGAGCAAGAAAGGCGGTATCAACGATTGGCTGAAAATCATTTGAAAAATTCATATAATCGGGTGAATCAGGATTTGTTCCAGAATCGATGGCCACTCTGGCTAGCTCACAGTATGGAGTGCGAAGGTTTTCTTCTTCATTATTTTCACATTTCTTTTCAAGCCAAGGAGCCATACCTACCAGCAAACGTGACAATACTTCTAAATGAGAAAATTGCTCACGTTTGGTGTTTTCCTTCATTTCAACCGGCATTTCTTTTTTTAATGTTCCATCCTTTAAATGTTGAAGAACTGGGCTTGCTATTTTTAACATAGATTGAAGCCAGTATGTTCGATCCTTATTAATAACCACGCTCATTTTTACGCCTTCTTTCTATTATTTTAAAAATTTGTGTCAAATTGAATACTCTTCTAAAAAAAATTTAGTGTATTTTTCTCATGATTGTTGTGAATCAATTATAACCTGCCAACTCTCCGAAAAGTTGTTGTATAATAATCAAAAATATCATTCTATTGTTCTGGAGTCTTTTAATGAATAATCAATAAGTTTTTCACGATATAATTTTTTCATGATGGAATATTATACGGAGGGAGTTTATGAATCATTTATTTGAGCAAATTGACTTAAAGCCATTTCATTGGATTTACCGTAGGGTTTCGGAAAAGAATTTTCAAGGCTTCTATCACTGGCATCAAGGCTGTGAATTATTATTTGTATACCGCGGAAAAGGGCGTGTTATTGTTAACCAGCAGACGTATGAACTGAAAAAAGGCATGCTTTTCTTTTTCCAACCCTTTCAATTACATAAGGTACATGTTGAAGTGTCCCCTCAAACTCCATATGAGCGTAGTATTATGCACTTTGATCCACTAACTCTTGACAGTTTGTCTTTATTTCCAGGTCTTAATGCTTTTTTTAAGCAATTACAGAATGGTGTAAATGCCCTTCATGCATTTGATCTAGAAAATGATTATGAATATATATATGAGACTTGCGAGATCTTTCATAAATCTTTGCAAAAAAGCAACTGGGAGGAAGATAGTCAGCTCTTTCTGCTGCAATTGCTTTCTTGTATTCGATCAAACATTCCCGAACCTAGGATTGAGCTTTCCTCAACTAAAACGTTTCGTCCACTTTACTATTCGGAAAGAATCATGCAATGGATAGAAGACCATTATATGGAACCCTTTGACTTAGAGCGACTATCAGATGAGCTTCATTTATCAAAGTCATATGTTTCCAGAATTTTTAAACGTGAAACGGGTAGTAGCTTAACAGAGTATCTGACTATTCGGAGAATCAAGCAAGCTTGTCAATTACTGAAGATGACAAATAAACCGATCGAATTCATTGGTGAAAACGTAGGCTTTGGAAGTGTCTCCTATTTTATTCAAGTGTTTAAAAAAATGGTAGGAACAACTCCGCACCAATATAGACGCTCCTTATTAGAAGAGTCATAAATTGAAAGATGGTTATGATGATGCGGATAGAGATGAAGAAAGAAGCTGGTTGTGCCTTTGATGATGTGAATGGATTTATACTGTCTATATGTGCAAAAGCATACGTATTTCTTATTTTCGTATGCTATATTTCCTTTTTCCAAATAATATGATACACAAATGGATAATTATTGGGGTTTTGACGAATTAAGCATCGGTTTTTCCCTATTTATGGATGATGCGAATGGATTTATACTGTCTACTTGTGCAAAAGCATACGTATTTCTTATTTTCGTATGCTTTTTTTCCATTTTCCCAATAATATGATACACAAATGGATAATTATTGAGATTTTGACGAATTAAGCATCGGTTTTTCCTATTTATGGATGATGTGAATGGATTTATACTGTCTACTTGTGCAAAAGCATACGTATTTTTTATTTTCGTATGCTTTTTTCCATTTTCCCAATAATATGATGCACAAATGGATAATTATTGGGATTTTGACGGATTAAGCATCGGTTTTTCCCTATTTATGGATGATGCGAATGGATTTATACTGTCTACTTATGCAAAAGCATACATATTTCTTATTTTCGTATGCTTTTTTTCCATTTTCCCAATAATATGATACACAAATGGATAATTATTGGGATTTTGACGGATTAAGCATCGGTTTTTCCCTATTTATGGATGATGCGAATGGATTTATACTGTCTACTTATGCAAAGCATACAAAAGTAATGAATGTGTATGCTTTTTTCACCTAACTACTAATAAACGATATAACGATAAACAATACACTTTGACTAGTGTTAGTCATTCATCAGATATAAACGGAACCGTCATGACCAGACAG includes:
- the lpdA gene encoding dihydrolipoyl dehydrogenase, which gives rise to MLQHFDLIVIGAGPGGYVAAIRAAQKGKKVAIIEKSSLGGTCLNVGCIPSKTFLQHSEWIENIKKANFHGISAEVQEIHYEKLVERKNKVVSTLAHGIEHLLQKNNITLIKGEATILKSMIVLVNNEEFKGKDVILATGSRPFVPPIKGLDNVAYYTTDTFFDMKEQPKELIIIGGGVIGIELAFAMAPLGTKVTVIEAADDILLTEDDEARTIIKKKMDQLEITYYTKAQIVEVTRNEVLLDQLKVPYTHLLVTTGRKANIDIANALHLELDESQRFIKVNRNYLTSKNHVYAIGDVIGGYQLAHAASQEGLVAVAAILNESHSALNQEEIPRAVYTHPGIASFGLNEEQAKDKGYNVLTKKMTFKTNGRAIAMDETVGFVKLVTEKSNHEILGAVVVGANATELLNQILAVKHSEGRIEELCSLIYGHPNLSETIGETAESMLFKAIHE
- a CDS encoding AraC family transcriptional regulator, with protein sequence MNHLFEQIDLKPFHWIYRRVSEKNFQGFYHWHQGCELLFVYRGKGRVIVNQQTYELKKGMLFFFQPFQLHKVHVEVSPQTPYERSIMHFDPLTLDSLSLFPGLNAFFKQLQNGVNALHAFDLENDYEYIYETCEIFHKSLQKSNWEEDSQLFLLQLLSCIRSNIPEPRIELSSTKTFRPLYYSERIMQWIEDHYMEPFDLERLSDELHLSKSYVSRIFKRETGSSLTEYLTIRRIKQACQLLKMTNKPIEFIGENVGFGSVSYFIQVFKKMVGTTPHQYRRSLLEES
- a CDS encoding sigma-54-dependent Fis family transcriptional regulator, which codes for MSSEIRQMWERYIFENKLDSSKMDKMIIDSWKLSKKFKVNPNEGIGNKILTTSDFQKRLKENETLISLAKRSLDRFGMLFKNMDFILVLTDADGYILWQAGPESLQGIAREMGFLQGSQWTESVVGTNAIGIALRTKEANIIHGYEHFAKASQQWSCVSSPILGENSQVKGVVDLSMPSHYPKKIDFLVRVQLIADYISEALQKKAYEDQKYMLQFYSTKKQVGILCDSSMTILHISPDLIENPENMIGKKLTHLSKSEWLLVKEEPIWKEQECVGYFVSVLKHETKNKTFHFPYIAGRSQTYRDLIEEVKIVAPTSAPIHLFGETGTGKEVLAKTIHVNSPFSNGRLVCVNCGALPENLMESELFGYEKGAFTGAHANGYQGKIEQAHNGTLFLDEIEDMPASMQSDLLRVLQEKKITRIGGSKEIPLHFRLITASNQNLKKLVMEGQFREDLFYRIYVCPLHIPPLRERKEDICEFIKAFEESNSWFPHWENTLIEVAEQNQWNGNIRELNNFLERCYVYYRERIPSKEQLVELIHKGGLNTQAETEGDTTNFKDQIEKEQIKNALLQHNGNIPLTAEQLSMSKSTLYRKMKKYHLN
- a CDS encoding DUF2264 domain-containing protein, with the translated sequence MSVVINKDRTYWLQSMLKIASPVLQHLKDGTLKKEMPVEMKENTKREQFSHLEVLSRLLVGMAPWLEKKCENNEEENLRTPYCELARVAIDSGTNPDSPDYMNFSNDFQPIVDTAFLAHTFLRAPNELWEKLEPRVKNNVILAMKATRSRKPVYSNWLLFSAIIEAFLYKAGEEDWDPMRIDYAIRQFDQWYLGDGVYSDGPEFHYDYYNSFVIHPMLVDLVETIGHQYNEWEEKKETIIKRSKRYAVIQERKISPEGTFPPVGRSIAYRFGVFQTLAHHTLRKDLPTELAPAQVRSALTQVIKRMLEAPGTFTDSGWLTIGFCGHQPNIGEGYISTGSVYLCAAAFLPLGLEESDPFWSHPPMEWTSQRAWSGKEFPIDQCLT
- a CDS encoding thiamine pyrophosphate-dependent dehydrogenase E1 component subunit alpha: MKKKDALWIYQKMNEIRQFEDKVHDIFAKGEIPGFVHLYAGEEAVATGFCAHLSDSDYITSTHRGHGHCIAKECDLDGMMAEIYGKETGLCKGKGGSMHIADIDKGMLGANGMVGGGIPLAVGAGLRNKYLKTDSVVVCFFGDGAANEGTFHEGLNLAAIWKLPVIFVCENNMFAEATPQTYASGSKTIAERSAAYNIPGVRIDGKDVVEVYKEAEKAIKRARNGEGPSLIECVTYRNYGHFEGDAQTYKAKDGAEKELAEKDCISLFRQYAIDHHLISEIEADEIEKISEEKIIKAIKFAEESPEPRPEALYEDVFS